A portion of the Sphingobacterium spiritivorum genome contains these proteins:
- a CDS encoding TolC family protein: MKTNKINRYITVAVLTSLSIFSQALAQDYPTDSLSYYIQVAIENNPGVKSQKYAHEAYLEKIPQAGAYQDPELSMEAYTMPMEIIGGRSIGNVSLMQMFPWFGTRKAARTEATHMANMQDQQYREAINNLILQVSTQWYTMQKLNEQLKNNQENQVFLKQLEQLAIRKFSAPSSTSQSSVAPVVSSNTPSSPTRSSASSGMGGMSMGGGNSAPATNQNMSMPSGGGMGAMEGGSGSGMSEVLRIQLEIVEIENNIESLHAQIKAEKAKFNALLNREATEKVMLGQEIHKLNFLYSEEEALRVIEANNPMLEMIAEEGLAFKAKAEMDRKMSYPMIGIGVEYMVVGRTNNSMLAMDGMNGKDMVMPMVSVSLPLFRKKYNAQQNESRLWRKSSEENFKNTFNTLKSEFYSLKSQLDDAQRAIELYEKQTTLAQTTYNLIVKEFVTGKSDLTNVIQVQRQLLDYQLRKAEALANYNTMVVSIKKLLADHK; the protein is encoded by the coding sequence ATGAAAACGAATAAGATAAATCGGTATATAACCGTGGCTGTATTAACAAGCTTAAGCATTTTTTCGCAAGCTTTAGCCCAAGACTACCCCACCGATTCGCTGTCCTATTATATACAAGTCGCAATCGAAAATAATCCGGGTGTAAAATCACAAAAGTATGCGCATGAGGCATACCTTGAAAAAATTCCGCAAGCCGGAGCATACCAAGACCCCGAATTGTCCATGGAAGCATATACGATGCCTATGGAAATTATAGGAGGGCGTTCTATTGGAAATGTGAGCTTGATGCAAATGTTTCCATGGTTCGGCACGAGAAAAGCAGCTCGCACAGAGGCTACACATATGGCCAATATGCAAGATCAACAGTATCGGGAAGCCATAAATAATCTGATCCTTCAGGTCAGCACACAGTGGTACACGATGCAAAAATTGAACGAGCAACTCAAGAATAATCAGGAAAACCAAGTGTTTCTAAAACAATTGGAACAATTGGCAATACGGAAATTCTCTGCGCCCTCAAGCACCTCACAATCAAGTGTAGCACCCGTCGTAAGCAGTAATACGCCTTCCTCACCAACCAGATCTAGTGCTTCATCGGGTATGGGAGGGATGAGTATGGGAGGAGGCAATTCAGCTCCTGCTACTAATCAGAATATGAGTATGCCGTCCGGTGGTGGCATGGGAGCAATGGAAGGTGGCTCCGGATCGGGTATGTCAGAGGTGCTTCGTATCCAATTGGAAATTGTCGAAATTGAAAATAACATTGAAAGTTTACATGCTCAGATTAAAGCCGAAAAAGCAAAATTCAATGCATTGTTGAATCGGGAAGCAACTGAAAAGGTCATGCTGGGACAAGAGATCCACAAGCTGAATTTTTTATATAGCGAGGAAGAGGCACTAAGGGTTATTGAGGCAAACAACCCCATGCTTGAAATGATTGCCGAAGAAGGCTTGGCATTTAAGGCAAAAGCGGAAATGGATCGGAAAATGAGTTATCCCATGATTGGTATCGGTGTGGAATACATGGTTGTGGGAAGGACGAATAATTCAATGCTGGCCATGGACGGGATGAACGGTAAGGATATGGTCATGCCTATGGTTTCAGTGAGCCTGCCACTCTTCCGTAAAAAATACAATGCCCAGCAAAACGAAAGCAGGCTATGGCGAAAATCAAGCGAAGAGAACTTTAAAAACACCTTCAACACTTTGAAAAGCGAGTTTTACAGTCTCAAAAGCCAACTGGATGATGCTCAGCGTGCCATCGAGCTGTACGAAAAACAAACTACGCTCGCCCAAACGACATATAACCTGATCGTAAAAGAGTTCGTTACAGGCAAAAGTGACTTGACCAACGTTATTCAGGTGCAGCGGCAATTATTGGATTATCAGCTTAGGAAAGCTGAGGCCCTTGCCAACTATAATACGATGGTTGTGTCAATAAAAAAATTATTAGCAGACCATAAATAA
- a CDS encoding efflux RND transporter periplasmic adaptor subunit: MNKLKNIFRNKAVTYGVILLSGLLLGWAIFGGNSSHDHSHDLEMEVTEDGETVWTCSMHPQIRMDKPGKCPICAMDLIPLKSSGGGDDVIDDDAIQMSEEAIALANIQTSIVGHQDAVKDVQLYGTIQVDERLQQSQTSHVNGRIENLYVTFTGESVREGQLIAKIYSPDLLTAQQELLEAAKLQDMQPLLLDAAKEKLSLWKVSEDQISKILTSNEVSPYVNIYANTSGVVIAKNVNPGDYIGQGSVLYTISNLSKLWAVFDAYETDLPFLKVGDQLEYTLRSLPGKVYNGRIAFINPILDANSRTAKIRVEADNRDRNLKPEMYATARITAPLKGYNDELVIPKSAVLWTGKRSIVYVKQPNTSTPAFKLREIVLGPSLGDQYVVMSGLENGEEIVTKGAFTVDASAQLEGKISMMNNDGAASAAGHQHGDAQTNVNKTHDMLKVSGNCEMCKSRIEKAAKSVKGVISANWDVNAKVIHLDFDSKVTSKSAISKAIANVGHDTELDKAPKAVYDDLPSCCLYDRG; encoded by the coding sequence ATGAATAAACTGAAAAATATTTTTAGAAATAAGGCGGTAACTTACGGGGTTATATTATTGTCCGGACTACTGCTTGGCTGGGCGATATTTGGCGGGAATTCGTCCCATGATCACAGCCATGACCTTGAAATGGAAGTGACCGAGGACGGGGAAACAGTATGGACTTGCTCCATGCACCCCCAGATCAGAATGGATAAACCGGGGAAATGCCCGATATGTGCAATGGATCTAATTCCCTTGAAATCATCCGGGGGAGGTGATGATGTAATTGACGATGACGCCATCCAGATGTCAGAAGAAGCCATAGCATTGGCGAATATCCAGACTTCGATTGTCGGCCACCAAGACGCTGTTAAAGATGTCCAACTGTATGGGACTATTCAGGTGGACGAACGTTTACAACAATCCCAAACATCGCATGTCAATGGCCGTATTGAAAATCTTTACGTAACCTTTACTGGCGAGTCGGTAAGAGAAGGACAACTGATAGCCAAAATCTATTCGCCTGATTTATTGACGGCGCAGCAAGAATTGCTCGAAGCTGCAAAATTGCAGGATATGCAGCCCCTCCTATTGGATGCCGCGAAAGAGAAGCTGAGTTTATGGAAGGTGTCAGAGGATCAGATAAGCAAAATATTGACATCCAACGAAGTTTCACCCTACGTCAATATATATGCGAATACAAGTGGTGTTGTCATAGCAAAAAATGTAAACCCGGGCGATTATATCGGCCAAGGGAGCGTCTTGTACACCATTTCAAACCTTTCCAAGTTATGGGCGGTTTTTGATGCGTATGAAACAGATCTGCCATTTCTAAAGGTGGGAGATCAGCTGGAATATACATTACGGAGTTTGCCCGGAAAAGTCTATAATGGGCGGATTGCCTTTATTAACCCTATCCTTGATGCCAATTCAAGAACGGCAAAAATCAGGGTCGAAGCCGATAACCGGGATCGCAATCTCAAACCTGAAATGTATGCAACAGCAAGGATCACTGCTCCTTTAAAGGGCTACAACGATGAGTTGGTCATTCCCAAGTCGGCGGTTTTATGGACAGGGAAGCGCTCCATAGTTTACGTAAAACAGCCAAATACATCCACGCCTGCTTTTAAACTTCGGGAGATCGTCTTGGGCCCCTCATTGGGCGACCAATATGTTGTTATGTCGGGGCTGGAAAATGGCGAGGAAATCGTGACCAAGGGAGCTTTCACCGTTGATGCAAGTGCCCAGCTGGAAGGTAAAATCAGTATGATGAATAACGATGGCGCAGCATCGGCTGCCGGACATCAGCATGGCGATGCTCAAACCAATGTCAATAAGACCCATGATATGTTGAAAGTATCAGGAAATTGTGAAATGTGCAAAAGCCGGATTGAGAAAGCGGCCAAAAGTGTCAAGGGGGTGATTTCCGCAAACTGGGATGTTAATGCCAAAGTTATCCATTTGGATTTCGATTCAAAAGTAACCTCAAAAAGTGCCATAAGCAAAGCTATTGCTAATGTTGGTCACGATACAGAGCTGGACAAGGCTCCCAAGGCGGTTTATGACGACTTACCGAGTTGCTGTCTCTATGACCGGGGATAA
- a CDS encoding heme-binding domain-containing protein yields the protein MKKNGKRTKAYKVILTVLLSVFVLMQFITPQRNLSPVPAGQVFVDSFKVDAKVNAILSVSCYDCHSNNTQYPWYTNVQPLGWFMADHITEGKEKLNFDDLPNYSPRRINSKFSQIIEQIEKGKMPLSSYTWMHGGARLSMEDKKLLVEYFNSLMDNE from the coding sequence ATGAAAAAAAACGGAAAACGAACGAAAGCATACAAAGTAATTTTAACAGTTCTGTTAAGTGTGTTTGTGTTAATGCAATTTATAACCCCCCAAAGGAACCTATCCCCGGTTCCTGCGGGCCAGGTTTTTGTTGATTCATTTAAGGTCGATGCAAAAGTTAATGCAATCCTGTCGGTATCATGCTATGACTGCCATAGCAATAATACCCAATACCCTTGGTACACTAATGTTCAGCCTTTGGGTTGGTTCATGGCAGATCATATAACCGAAGGAAAAGAGAAATTGAACTTTGATGATTTGCCAAATTACAGCCCGAGAAGGATAAACTCAAAGTTTAGCCAGATTATTGAGCAAATCGAGAAAGGTAAAATGCCGTTGAGTTCATATACGTGGATGCATGGGGGTGCTCGTCTAAGCATGGAAGATAAGAAGCTGTTAGTTGAATACTTTAACTCGTTGATGGATAATGAATAA
- a CDS encoding thymidine phosphorylase → MENQSNILKYKHLGIYTQNENVVYMHENCHVCASEGFEALTRIRISTATDSIVASLNVISSNLLLTDEIGLSDAAAKKLNVSPNETLYVSHLEPIKSLSHVRAKIYNQKLDYLAYNEIITDIVQGNYSNIDLTAFITACAGNRMDLDEITYLTKAMIASGMQLHWNKEIVVDKHCIGGLPGNRTTPLVVAIVTAFGLTMPKTSSRAITSPAGTADTMEVFTNVTLSPEKIKEVVHKEGGCIVWGGTAQLSPADDLLIKIEKALDIDSEGQLIASVLSKKAAAGSTHVVIDIPVGETAKMRSTKMAQTKSIWVV, encoded by the coding sequence GTGGAAAACCAATCTAATATCTTAAAATACAAACATCTCGGAATCTACACTCAAAACGAGAATGTAGTATATATGCATGAAAACTGCCACGTTTGTGCTTCAGAAGGCTTTGAGGCACTTACCCGAATTAGAATATCCACTGCAACGGACTCAATCGTAGCAAGTCTTAATGTAATTTCATCCAATCTTCTATTGACTGATGAAATTGGGTTATCGGACGCCGCAGCAAAAAAACTGAATGTTTCCCCAAATGAAACTTTGTATGTTTCACATTTGGAACCTATTAAATCTTTAAGCCACGTACGGGCAAAAATCTACAATCAGAAACTGGATTACTTGGCGTACAATGAAATCATTACGGATATAGTTCAGGGCAATTATTCCAATATCGACCTCACAGCATTTATTACCGCCTGTGCCGGAAATAGAATGGATCTTGATGAAATCACCTATCTTACAAAAGCCATGATTGCTTCTGGTATGCAATTGCACTGGAACAAGGAGATTGTTGTTGATAAGCATTGCATCGGAGGGTTACCAGGCAATAGAACAACACCGTTGGTAGTTGCCATTGTTACTGCCTTTGGCCTTACAATGCCCAAAACGTCTTCCCGTGCCATTACCTCGCCTGCCGGTACTGCAGATACCATGGAAGTATTTACCAATGTAACGCTTTCCCCTGAAAAAATAAAAGAAGTGGTTCATAAGGAAGGGGGGTGTATCGTTTGGGGTGGAACAGCCCAGTTAAGCCCGGCAGATGATCTGCTGATAAAAATCGAAAAAGCCCTCGATATAGATAGCGAGGGACAGCTAATTGCTTCGGTACTCTCAAAAAAAGCAGCGGCGGGTTCCACGCACGTTGTTATAGATATTCCTGTAGGTGAAACTGCAAAAATGAGAAGTACAAAAATGGCACAGACAAAGAGTATATGGGTGGTCTAA
- a CDS encoding RteC domain-containing protein → MSNYYEEIIKKLEDEIKEVSLELDGSIALYEVIIELILSRLSEIKEYTLKNGFDSINEEIHFFKYQKPVIVAKLIYYNAIYKIETKKPNDIKAIRKYINGELRKLKRYFESNLEFYKYYRTGSSFVDEKLFVRGKHDIKLSLDTVYFETDHRFSTSHDYKAAKIIANDLIQVYLEDQLHNIIYKDKSIDLPTLSWTGSKAALTELIYGLHSQAVFNNGNTDIITIVRFFENSFNVDLGDFYHTFLELKARKLNRTKFLDSLRDALIKKMEEQDEI, encoded by the coding sequence ATGAGCAATTATTACGAGGAAATAATAAAGAAACTAGAAGATGAAATAAAAGAGGTGTCTCTTGAACTGGATGGTTCCATAGCTTTGTATGAAGTTATTATCGAGTTGATATTATCGAGACTTTCCGAAATAAAGGAATATACACTAAAAAATGGCTTTGATAGTATAAATGAAGAGATCCACTTTTTCAAATATCAAAAACCAGTCATTGTTGCAAAACTCATTTACTATAACGCTATCTATAAAATAGAGACAAAAAAACCTAATGATATAAAAGCTATTAGGAAATACATTAATGGTGAGCTAAGGAAACTCAAACGGTATTTTGAGAGTAACCTTGAATTCTATAAATATTACCGAACAGGCAGTTCATTTGTAGATGAAAAGTTATTTGTTCGGGGCAAACACGATATAAAGTTAAGTTTGGACACGGTTTATTTTGAAACCGACCACCGGTTTTCTACATCCCACGATTATAAGGCGGCAAAAATAATTGCCAATGACCTGATTCAAGTTTATCTTGAAGACCAACTTCACAACATAATCTATAAAGATAAATCAATAGACCTACCAACATTAAGTTGGACGGGAAGCAAAGCGGCTTTAACGGAATTGATTTACGGACTGCATTCTCAAGCCGTCTTCAATAATGGGAATACAGATATTATAACCATAGTCAGATTTTTTGAAAACAGTTTTAATGTTGATTTGGGCGATTTTTACCATACATTTTTGGAACTCAAAGCAAGAAAGCTGAACCGAACGAAATTCCTTGACAGCTTACGTGATGCTTTGATTAAAAAAATGGAAGAACAGGACGAAATATAA
- a CDS encoding four-helix bundle copper-binding protein, with the protein MSHQQFQKCIDECYACAVACNHCAASCLQEDNVKMMARCIQLDLECAAICRAAAELMSLGSQYSRHLCKLCAEICRACGDECAKHDMQHCKECADACYKCAEACEQMATAV; encoded by the coding sequence ATGTCACATCAACAATTTCAAAAATGTATTGACGAATGCTACGCCTGTGCTGTAGCTTGTAACCATTGTGCAGCTTCTTGCTTGCAAGAGGACAATGTAAAAATGATGGCTCGATGTATCCAGCTTGATCTGGAATGTGCAGCCATATGTAGAGCCGCAGCCGAACTCATGAGTTTGGGAAGCCAATATAGCCGTCACCTTTGCAAGCTATGTGCGGAGATTTGTAGAGCGTGTGGAGATGAATGTGCTAAGCATGATATGCAACATTGCAAAGAGTGTGCGGATGCTTGCTACAAATGCGCAGAAGCTTGTGAGCAAATGGCAACGGCGGTATAA
- a CDS encoding DUF305 domain-containing protein, which produces MKLAIKIMAIAGILLFIQACDKDDINKIKIQNHDDNEMMTIMHNMMDEMMAMQMPPDPDNAFALMMRMHHQGAIDMANKELQSGDDAQMREMAQKIIKDQKAEIQELTTFLNGHVPHLNVPEFVTEQMKNMERSGRVTDLQIINGDTDHDFAMLMIQHHQNAIGNAKLELIYGHESAMQTMAKNIIEKQDQEISEIQTWLLANKNR; this is translated from the coding sequence ATGAAATTAGCGATAAAAATAATGGCAATAGCAGGAATACTGTTATTTATCCAAGCGTGCGATAAGGACGATATCAACAAAATCAAAATCCAGAATCACGATGACAATGAAATGATGACTATCATGCACAACATGATGGATGAGATGATGGCCATGCAAATGCCCCCCGACCCTGATAATGCTTTTGCTCTGATGATGCGAATGCATCATCAGGGAGCGATCGACATGGCAAATAAGGAACTGCAATCCGGCGATGATGCGCAAATGAGGGAGATGGCCCAGAAAATAATTAAAGACCAGAAGGCTGAGATTCAAGAATTAACCACATTTCTCAATGGTCACGTACCGCATCTAAATGTTCCCGAATTTGTTACAGAGCAGATGAAAAATATGGAACGCTCAGGCAGAGTGACAGATCTCCAAATCATTAATGGAGACACGGATCACGATTTTGCCATGTTGATGATTCAGCATCATCAAAATGCAATTGGAAACGCAAAATTGGAACTTATTTACGGACACGAAAGTGCTATGCAGACAATGGCAAAAAATATTATTGAAAAACAGGATCAGGAAATCTCGGAGATTCAAACCTGGTTATTAGCTAATAAGAATAGATAA